In the genome of Sciurus carolinensis chromosome 3, mSciCar1.2, whole genome shotgun sequence, one region contains:
- the Ermn gene encoding ermin translates to MTDVPATLVGAECNGDSLLQTGQQPSTKLNEKAADVDGTPPDYRVEPRPEGVPTKGNQEESGKSQGNILLNWSTDEKILKENPGDHVFIVQKSITDLSLQETSAEEMTFREGNQWEKIPLSSSNQEINSPKERIAKQPLEEREYDRKNKAHQAAEIEWLGFRKPSKVDILYSKQDEQEEVWNEEIHDDNNDDDCNDDEDEVRVIEFKKKHEEGSQFKEETDASEDSPLSSSSSQPVTPEEQPALGKKGDISRSAYSRYNTISYRKIRKGNTKQRIDEFESMMHL, encoded by the exons ATGACAGATGTTCCTGCAACATTAGTTGGGGCTGAGTGTAATGGGGATAGCCTTCTCCAAACTGGTCAGCAGCCTAGCACTAAACTCAATGAGAAAGCCGCTGATGTGGATGGGACCCCACCAGACTacagggttgaacccaggcctgAAGGTGTGCCCACAAAAGGAAATCAGGAAGAAAGTGGAAAATCACAAGGGAACATTCTACTCAATTGGTCCACAGATGAGAAGATTCTAAAAG AAAACCCAGGAGATCACGTCTTTATTGTTCAAAAGTCTATCACAGATCTGTCTCTCCAAGAAACAAGTGCCGAGGAAATGACATTCCGAGAAG GGAATCAGTGGGAGAAGATTCCTCTGAGCAGCAGTAACCAGGAAATAAACAGTCCGAAAGAAAGAATTGCCAAACAACCTCTAGAAGAGAGAGAGTATGATAGGAAGAACAAAGCTCACCAGGCAGCAGAAATTGAATGGTTGGGATTTCGTAAACCTAGTAAAGTTGACATATTGTATTCTAAACAAGACGAGCAGGAAGAGGTTTGGAATGAAGAAATtcatgatgataataatgatgacGACTGcaatgatgatgaagatgaagtTCGAGTGATAGAATTcaagaaaaaacatgaagaagGTTCTCAATTTAAAGAAGAAACCGATGCAAGTGAGGACTCCCCACTGAGCAGCTCCAGCTCCCAGCCTGTGACACCTGAAGAGCAGCCAGCGTTAGGAAAGAAGGGGGATATCTCCAGAAGTGCTTATTCAAGATACAATACAATATCCTACCGGAAAATAAGGAAGGGGAACACCAAGCAAAGAATTGATGAATTTGAGTCAATGATGCATTTATGA